AAAGGTCTCACACATTTCACATGATATTAGGCACTGGAGCACGTTGCTTCCTGGAACTGGAAGGAATAATTACCTTGGGAGAGCCTACATTTCGCGGGCTCGCCATCCTGCTCATCGTTCTGAATCCGAAAGAAATCGATGATCTTGGCCTCCTCCATTGGAAAGCCTATGATTCAATGCAGAAAGAAGCAGGAAAAACAGTGAGAGGGTGAGGATATACAGAACAAGGCAAACAATCTAAACGAAATCGACAGAAGGAAGCATAAAAACATTGAGAAGGTGAGATAGCATAGCAAGTCAACAATCTAAAGAAATGAAAAATGAGCAACGGGAGAGAGGAGAATGTGGAGATGGAGGTCGCGAGAAGCGCACTGCCTCACTTTTGAAGCGCTTGACGGGCGGGCCGGCGCAGTCGGGGCAGAACCATGGGCCGATGGGGACCATGGCGGCGATCGGGAGGAGGCAGAAGGTGTAGCGGCCGCGGTCGCAGCGGTCGCAGAGCAGCAGCTCGTCGTCGCGGTCGCCGGAGCCGCAGGTGTCGCACACGGCGGCAGCGTAGCCGGTCTCGTGCTGCGCCCTGCGCGCGGGCGACTGGGCGCGAGCGGCGCATGACGTCGGCCAAGGTGGAGTAGCGGCGCGGCGTCGGGGGCAGCCTGTTTACGCGATCACCCGAGCGGCGAGTGACGTCGGTCATGGAACAGTAGCGGAGCGGCATCGGGAGCTCTCGCAGCCGCAGCATCGGTGCAATGCGCTCGCGCTCTACCTCCGGCGaggtcgaggacgacgacggcgcgtgGCTGCCCATGGCTGCGGAGAGGCGGGGGGGCAAGGGGACGGAGGTCTCGGTcgagagaggaaggagatggcGGCCGGAGTGGAGGCGTGAATTGGGGCCCTACGTCGTCATGTAGGAGGGTGAGGTGACCGTTGCTACTTCTCACCGCATGCAGCTAGCCGCCGCGGACactggttttcttattcttgccTATTTTGTTTTCGTTTCTCGTGTTTCTTTCTTAACACACATCTTCTTTGTGTTCAAGTTTTCAGATTGTCTTGCCTTTTATATGGCACATCTTACGAATTCGCGGTTATGTATGTTATGTCTTTATTGCTTTTTTTAGAATTTGTTTGGTTAGCTTATTGTTTGAGCGTGTACATACTCCGGGTAATTTTGTTTGATGTTTTCGACAGCTGGGTATGTACAGCTAACAAACTCTCAGTATTTGAATCAACTCTCGATCCaaatatatttcatatataTGGAATCTTGTTTCTGACCGAATCAACAATATCAGACTAACTTTTAATTGGAGCACTAACTTTTGCGACAAACTAATGAGTAGCACAGTTTGCACATCAAATCGCCAATGCTCCCATAGCAGCACATGCTCATGGTTTTTGGTTCGAGTCGACTTTTGATTGTTGGTAGCTAAACAATGGAGCATCATGTGAATTGGTAATACAGAAACTGTTTACTTTTGCTGTCAATTACTTTTTCTCGATCTCTTGCGGTAACAAAACACAATAGAACACGTACCATTTCACTCACTCTATGTCATGCAGAAAATCATTGCCTCAGAAATACTTCGTCCTCTTGTGGAGTTGAAGAACTGGATGCGAGGCTTCAGGAAGATGATGCAAGAGCAGCCTGCCAGAgaattccttctttttttttttgtcttgcgTGCTCCTTTGGTAGGGACAGTACTACAAGAGAAATGGTCATTAGTACTGGGCGGGAACCCCGGTTAGTACCAGCTCCCCACCCGGTACCGTCTGGTCGGTACTAAGTGCTCGTGAACTTAGATACCGATCAAGccatccggtactaaatggcgcATTTAGtgccggttggtaacaccaacagTTGGTGTTACGAACCGGTActaagttttttttgtttgcatgtctcatttcttttcttttttagttttaATTAACTTGTATTCATATTTGTAGCTGTTCGCATATTTATATTCGTATCTAGCATTTGTATTGTATCTAGCAAAGCAAagattatatatattatatttatatacacTTGAAATATTACAATTACTTCTAATAATAATGCACTTGGGATCAAAAAATATTGCAAGTAGCCATCCATAAGTTGTTTCCTGCAACTACTTCAAATAATACTAGTTTTTATCGTCATCCCTGTCTGGATCAAGTTGACCCACGCTTATCCTTTGATCTGCATGAAATTCTCCCTTGGGATTTATGATCTCATCCAGCAGGAATCCACATATTGCTTCTTGAATTGTCATGATTATTTCCAGTTTGACGAGGTCCTCCTTCATTTTCCAAATCTATCATATGCAAGGTCCTCTTTcatagagcaagatgcagtgAAACCTGTTGATACACATATATAGAAGAAATGTTGTAAACTTATTATCAAAATGAAGGGATGAAAAAAGAGTCGAaggactcacttgaagttgtatGGCAATAGAATGAATGTACAAGCATGTTGGCTATACAAGGCCCTGAATATATTATTCTCGGTCTGATTTGGCCATTTGATTAAACTATTCTTGTTTATAATATGCAGGTTCATGAAGCTGACATTATAAATCCCCTTTCTTTGCCATTCTTTTTGCCTCATCCTACATAATAGAAAACAAAAGAGGGGATGAGAAAGTACAGACGTAGTAAAGCTAGAGTATAGAAATGAGGGAAACACTTACATAACAAATACACTGATGAGGGATTTGTCTAGGGCATCTTGAGGGTATAGAAACCAAAGACTAATAAATTTGATTCATACATCCGCTGTCCCCTGATATAAGTACCTATCTTGAACTCGAGCTGCGAACATTACAAATTCATCTACAGGTTGCTTCATGTACCATTGATGCAACTCACGTATTCTCATTGGTAGCATCCTCAGCAACTTTGGCCACACAAGAGATTCCCCCATTACAAATGGTTTTCTGCTTGCCCCTAGGTGAATCAGGATTTCTTCATCCCCTCGAAGTTGAGCTTTTGTGAGTTTTGAAGTAACCACAAAGTCggcagtagcttcatcctcttttgacAACACCTTGAGAGGAGTTATCGGTTGGTTAGGTTGTTCTCCGAGCTGAGGAATTTGGTTGTAATGATGGTTACTCTTCTTCTCATCATAAGATTCTGTGACAGATCAGTTGTATAGTCCGACAGGGCTTCTTTATTCGTAGGTTGGCACATGATTCTTAGAAAGAATATCTTCCCGACTGGATCCATTGGATGCTTCAGCTCAGGCTTCTTTGGCGCGAAGTAATCAGTAACCTGCTTTCTCACACTCGCTTGCAATTCCTCGTCGATCATTTCGTTTGCTAACTTCTTAGGTGcaggcttctctttcttcttaggTGGGTTCTTCTTCAACCTAG
This genomic interval from Panicum virgatum strain AP13 chromosome 8K, P.virgatum_v5, whole genome shotgun sequence contains the following:
- the LOC120645463 gene encoding histone-lysine N-methyltransferase ATXR5-like, which produces MGSHAPSSSSTSPEVERERIAPMLRLRELPMPLRYCSMTDVTRRSGDRSPARRAQHETGYAAAVCDTCGSGDRDDELLLCDRCDRGRYTFCLLPIAAMVPIGPWFCPDCAGPPVKRFKSFPMEEAKIIDFFRIQNDEQDGEPAKCRLSQVDSMNPYNEAALTL